One Huiozyma naganishii CBS 8797 chromosome 4, complete genome genomic region harbors:
- the ABZ2 gene encoding aminodeoxychorismate lyase ABZ2 (similar to Saccharomyces cerevisiae YMR289W; ancestral locus Anc_5.44), whose protein sequence is MKTDSAYSILSTLRYDPKLAQVASDQYYEDDGIQMEFSTPTETLFLDKQDKGYVASNTEWENFSEFQKEFDQANFSVTSSSTAFFKSLLDCSYSDNLKRGGLKDLMFYRFLFLRQHVTRINLARDYFHWNVSTLSISKLLELLILSLQETVGDLQQLISDVRPYKMRVLISASGDIRVEAHPLPILDLSSSSTASEYFINTLLKGMLPDDSTEPYTAFIDTKPIPNNTPFTTFKTTQREHYTQARERMIQIESNAQKREIIVYNELDEVMEGSITNIAVYRNGTFVTPPLSTGCLCGVFRYYLLKKNLINVANISAQELKKGETVLLFNGVMGCVKGIIAK, encoded by the coding sequence ATGAAGACAGACTCCGCTTATTCCATCCTGTCGACGTTGAGATATGACCCAAAACTTGCCCAAGTTGCATCCGATCAGTATTATGAGGACGACGGGATCCAAATGGAGTTTTCTACTCCAACGGAAACACTATTTCTAGATAAACAAGATAAAGGATACGTTGCTTCAAACACGGAATGGGAGAACTTTTCTGAGTTCCAAAAAGAGTTTGACCAAGCTAATTTCAGTGTGACGTCTTCATCTACtgcatttttcaaatccCTTCTTGACTGTTCTTACAGCGACAACTTGAAAAGAGGTGGTTTGAAAGACCTGATGTTCTATAGATTTCTCTTTTTGAGGCAACATGTAACGCGTATAAACTTAGCGAGAGACTATTTTCATTGGAATGTATCAACGTTGTCCATTTCGAAATTGTTGGAACTGTTGATTTTATCGCTCCAGGAGACAGTAGGGGATCTACAACAATTGATATCAGATGTACGGCCTTACAAAATGAGAGTTCTAATCAGCGCCAGCGGCGACATAAGAGTAGAAGCACACCCGCTACCGATTTTAGATCTGTCTTCTAGCAGTACAGCAAGCGAGTACTTTATCAATACTCTTTTAAAGGGCATGTTGCCAGATGATTCCACAGAACCTTACACCGCTTTTATTGATACGAAGCCAATTCCAAATAACACGCCTTTCACAACTTTTAAAACCACCCAAAGAGAACATTATACCCAAGCGCGAGAGCGAATGATACAAATTGAGAGTAACGCGCAGAAACGTGAGATCATTGTCTATAATGAATTAGATGAAGTGATGGAAGGTAGCATTACAAATATTGCAGTGTACAGAAATGGAACTTTTGTTACACCACCACTATCTACTGGATGCCTCTGCGGGGTATTTCGGTACTACCTATTGAAAAAGAATTTGATTAATGTGGCTAACATATCTGCACAAGAACTAAAGAAAGGC